ATGTTCAAATTCTAAATCTTCATGATACAGGTAATTCGCACCGCGGACATATGGGTAAAAATGATCTGTTACCCGATATCCATCTCTATCCATAACTTCTATTACTGCAATCCCTACTGCTTCAGCAAAATCTTTTTCGTAAATAAATATTGCTTCTTCTTCGTCTATTTGAAACCAGTTTTTTCTACTGGGATTCTTCTTTATTTCATTAATTAGTTCGTCTATCTTTTTTCTGCTGTTCAAATCACTAAAACCAATTGCTTTTAAATATTCTCGCATATATGCCGCTCCCTCTCACTCCTTTTATATTTATAATTCCGTATCATCATTATATGATGTTAGGGTCAAAAGGTATTTTGACCCTAACTTGATGTCACGAATTACTCCGCAGCTAATGCAGCTCCCGTAATTCTGAAACATTCGAAATCCGCTGATTTACTACGTAAATCGCTACTTTCTCATGTTCCGCGGGTCCCAAAGTCAAACACCTTATCGTACAAGCACGAACGGCGTTTTGACCTTTTGACCCTGACATCATTATATATTTATATAATTCAGAAAGCAAGTTAAAAGAGTTAAGATATGTGAATTGAACATATCTTAACTCTTTTTCTTTTGTGTTTATATATTATGATGTTGAAATCAAGAGGTATCTTGATTCTGGTATCATATTATTTATCTGTTTCTTTTTTTTCGTCATATTTTAATGCCATATCAAGAGAAATCTTTTCTTCTTCTGCTAATACCTGTTCACATACAGCTTCTTTAATTTCTTTTAAATAAACATGACATCCTGCTCTATTATGTATTACATTTAAGATAAATCCATTATCTCTACTATTTAACAGTGTAAGAGCAAAACTGATACTTCCTCCGCTAAGAGAATTTTCTACATTAAATGCATCATATTTATAAATACCGACCTTGCTGTAATTTCTTCTGAGCATATCATAAATAATAGCAATCTGAGCATCATTATCTTTCTGGCCAGCTTTTAGCTTATCAATCTCCCTGAATCTTTTATAAATTGTATATTCCAAAGACTTTCCGCTTTCTCCAGTCATAAATTCCACATATCGCTTTCTCATCTTTAAGTAATCTAAAAGAAGAAAGAATAGTGCTATAAACATGATCACAACTACAACTGATACAAAAACAATAAATGCATCCAGTTTCACATTAAAGAAATTTAATATTCTACTATTCATACTTTTTCTCCATTATCTTCTGTTAACAGTGTCATTCTTTAATACTTTGGATTAAATCTATAATTCGCTCCAATTCATCTTTAGAATAATACTCAATTTCTATTTTTCCCTTATTATTTTTCTTGTTTTTGATGCTAACCTTACTTCCAAGAATATCCTTCATTTTATTCTCAAAAAAAGTAATCATACTCTTTTCCTGCAATGACTCCTCTTCATCTACTTTTTTATTTTCTTTTTGATTCATTACAGTTTTAACCAGTTTTTCTGCTTCTCGAACACTTAAGTTTTCATCAAGAATTTTTTCTGCTAATTGATACTGCACATCTCCATCATCAATAGATAAAAGAGTTCTTCCATGTCCACTGCTGATAAGATTTTCAATTACCATATTTTGAACACGTTCATCCAGTTTGAGCAGTCTCATAATATTGGTAATAGCTGTTCTGCTCTTTGATACACTAGCAGCAATTTCATCCTGTTTTAATCCATATGTATTATAAAGCTGTTCATATGCCTTTGCTTCCTCAATTGGATTCAAATCTTCTCTTTGAAGATTTTCAATCAATGAAATCTTTAATGTTTCCTTTTCATCATAATTTTTTATGATTACAGGAACCTCTTTTAATCCGGCTTTCTTACATGCTCTCCATCTTCTTTCACCAGCAATGATTTCATAATACTTATCTTTTTTCTGTACAATAAGCGGCTGAATAACCCCATATTGTTTTATAGAATCAGCTAACTCTTCAATGGCATCTTCATCAAATTGTTTTCTTGGCTGATTTCTATTCGGCTCCACATCATGAATACTGAGTGTAAGAATCTGATTTTCCGCTGCTTCTTGTGTATCTTTATTTTTTCCTGTCGATTTTTTAGGCATACTTTCATCTTTTGGAATCAGAAGGTCTAATCCTCTTCCCAAACCTTTTCTAACCGCCATAAAATATATGCTCCTCCCATCTAAACTTGAAAATGTTTCACGTGAAACATTGTGTATTCTATCTTGTGAAACAATATTATAAAATTCGTGAAACGTTACACATTTTAATTACTCGTCTCTATTTTACTGTGCGTTTTCGATTACTTCATCAGCTAACATTCTGTAAGCTTCCGTACCAGAAGAACGCTTATCATAAAGATTAATTGGTAAACCATAACTAGGAGCTTCTGCTAATCTAACATTTCTTGGAATAATCGTCTTATAAATTGTCTGTTTTAAATTATCCTTTACATTTTCCACAACCTGTAAAGACAGATTTGTTCGAGCATCATACATAGTAAATACTACACCCTCAATATACAAATCTGGATTCAAGCTATCCTGAATTAATTCAATCGTATAGATTAACTGAGAAAGACCATCTAATGCGTAAAATTCACATTGAATCGGAACCAAAACAGAATCTGAAGCTGTCATTGCATTTACGGTAAGCATGCCAAGTGCCGGCGGACAATCTATAATTATAAAATCATAATTATCTTTAATCGGTTCTAATTGTTTCTTTAAAATATATTGCATATTTTCTCTGGTAACTAATTCAATCTCCGCTCCTGCCAAATTTCTATTTGCCGGAATCAAAAATAAATTTTCAAAACATTCCTCTACAGGAATAATCGCTTCTTCAATACTAACTTCTTCTCTTAAAACTTCGTAAACTGTTTTATCCAACTCATTTTTCTCAAAACCAAAACCGCTTGTAGTATTCCCCTGAGAGTCCATATCAATTAAAAGGACTTTCTTTCCCTTCTCCGCAAGACATGCAGAAAGATTAATGGATGTTGTTGTTTTTCCAACTCCACCTTTCTGATTTGCAATAGCAATCACTCTGCTCATAAACAAACCTCCATATTTTCATCATATAAAACCTATAAACTTGCAAAATTTAAAATCAAATTCTTCCATATTCAAATTTTAAACTTCAAACTTCAAATCTTGCAACTTATCGGAATTATTATAACATGAAATAAGATATCACGCTAGATATTATGTTTCACGTGAAACATTTTTACTATTTGATTCATTAGGGAACAGACGAAAAAAGAAATACTACCATATCCCATCTGCTCTGTAGTCGCTGTGTTTAAGATGCTTGTCTGCATCTTAAACACACTCCGAAGCCGCATCTGGGATATGGTAGTATTTCTTTTTTCTGTGTGTTGGCTCCAGAAGGAATGAATGCAATAGTATCTGGGAGGGATAAGGGGAAGAGGTCAGAAAGGTTCCTTCTTGCTCGGAAGATGTATCGTCAGAAGCTTAGATGCTTTCTTTAACGAACAGTAAAGAGAGAGGGCATTGTTATTTTCCAAAAAATTAGAGGAGTCCCCTTTAGATTCATTTGTATACTCTAATTCAAGAATACCTCGGTATTCTTGCTACGAGATGTGCATCATGTAACGCATGACATACATCGAGACAAACGATATATCGCGACAATATAATGATAAATTTATCTTGTATAGTGATAGCTTGCAGTATCATCTTATCATCAGTGAAACTTGAAAAAAGGTTCAGCATAACGGAGAGAGTAAGTAGTAGACTCCTGACCTCTCCCCCTTCTCTCCCCAAAAGACGTATTGCATTCATTCCTTCTGGAGCCAAAACACAGAAAATAAAAATAATAGACCATAACAAATGTAATGTGAGAGTAGATAAATAAAATTTTATGACAGAAATATTTTCCGAGTAAGTAGTAGACTTCTGACCTCTTCCCCTTATCCCTCCCCAAAGACTATTGCATTCATTCCTTCTGGAGCCAACAAGCAGAAAATAAAAATAATAGACCATAACAAATGTAATGTGAGAGCAAGTAAAAATGCCGAACAGGCATTTTCTACGCAGTGATATCTTTACATTTGTTATGGTCTATTATTTTTATTTTCGTCTGTTTTCTCTAATGAATCAACTAGTTAATTACATTTGTTCTGGACATTCTATTCCTAATAAGTCTAATGCTGATTTGATGACTCTCATCGTTACATCTACTACTTTTAATCTTGCCATCTTTACATTTTCATCTTCTACATTAATCTGGCAGTCATGATAGAACTTATTAAAGTGCTGTGCCACAGATACAGCAAATCTTGCAATCATAAATGGTTCGTACTTTTCTGCTGCTTCTTTAATAACCTGAGGGAATCTTGTAAGGTCTTTTAACAGGTTCATTGTTGCATCGTCTGTTAATACAGAATAATCAACTTCTGCAGGTAATTCAACCGCTCCTACTTTACGGAATACGCTGGCACATCTTGCATACGTATACTGTACATATGGACCAGTTTCTCCGTCAAAGTTAAGAATCTTATCCCAGTTAAAGATTACATCTTTGATTCTCTGGTTATATAAATCATTGAAAAGAATTGCACCGATTCCAACCTGTCTGGATACTTCTTCTTTGTTTGGTAAGTCAGGATTCTTTTCATTAATGATTTCATGAATCTTTTCGATGGCTTCATGCAAGATCTGCTCTGCATAAATAACATTTCCATTTCTTGTGGAGAGCTTTCCACCTTCCATACTAACTAATCCGTATGGAACATGTACAAGATTCTGATACCAATCGTATCCTAATAACTCGATTACTTTAAATACCTGTGCAAAATGAAGTTTCTGCTCTAATCCAGTAACATAAATACACTTATCAAAGTTATATGTTCTCTTACGATATAATAATGCTGCTAAATCGCGGGTAGCATAGATGCTGCTTCCGTCCTTCTTCATGATCAGACATGGAGCCATGTCATACTCATCTAATGATACAATATGTGCGCCTTCACTTTCTACAAGTAAATCTTTCTCCTGAAGTTTTTCTACTACTTCATGAGTCTTATCACGATAGAAACTTTCTCCTGTAAAATGGTCAAAGTCCATTCCAAGTAATTTATAAATTCGTTTGTATTCT
This Anaerobutyricum hallii DNA region includes the following protein-coding sequences:
- the argS gene encoding arginine--tRNA ligase, whose protein sequence is MKNKIIDILSENIEQMSKEDIAAALEIPKKTDMGDFAFPCFRLAKAFRKAPNMIAEELTAQINEKGYDIFDKVVNVGAYINFFLAKEAFAKEIMKTVDTADFGAGTEGEGKTVCIDYSSPNVAKNFHVGHLRTTIIGNSLYKIYSKLGYHVERINHLGDWGTQFGKLIVAYKKWGSKEAVEKNGIDELMKIYVKFHQEAEKDDSLNDQAREWFVKMEQGDEEALAIWQWFKDISLVEYKRIYKLLGMDFDHFTGESFYRDKTHEVVEKLQEKDLLVESEGAHIVSLDEYDMAPCLIMKKDGSSIYATRDLAALLYRKRTYNFDKCIYVTGLEQKLHFAQVFKVIELLGYDWYQNLVHVPYGLVSMEGGKLSTRNGNVIYAEQILHEAIEKIHEIINEKNPDLPNKEEVSRQVGIGAILFNDLYNQRIKDVIFNWDKILNFDGETGPYVQYTYARCASVFRKVGAVELPAEVDYSVLTDDATMNLLKDLTRFPQVIKEAAEKYEPFMIARFAVSVAQHFNKFYHDCQINVEDENVKMARLKVVDVTMRVIKSALDLLGIECPEQM
- a CDS encoding DUF4446 family protein, which encodes MNSRILNFFNVKLDAFIVFVSVVVVIMFIALFFLLLDYLKMRKRYVEFMTGESGKSLEYTIYKRFREIDKLKAGQKDNDAQIAIIYDMLRRNYSKVGIYKYDAFNVENSLSGGSISFALTLLNSRDNGFILNVIHNRAGCHVYLKEIKEAVCEQVLAEEEKISLDMALKYDEKKETDK
- a CDS encoding ParB/RepB/Spo0J family partition protein gives rise to the protein MAVRKGLGRGLDLLIPKDESMPKKSTGKNKDTQEAAENQILTLSIHDVEPNRNQPRKQFDEDAIEELADSIKQYGVIQPLIVQKKDKYYEIIAGERRWRACKKAGLKEVPVIIKNYDEKETLKISLIENLQREDLNPIEEAKAYEQLYNTYGLKQDEIAASVSKSRTAITNIMRLLKLDERVQNMVIENLISSGHGRTLLSIDDGDVQYQLAEKILDENLSVREAEKLVKTVMNQKENKKVDEEESLQEKSMITFFENKMKDILGSKVSIKNKKNNKGKIEIEYYSKDELERIIDLIQSIKE
- a CDS encoding ParA family protein → MSRVIAIANQKGGVGKTTTSINLSACLAEKGKKVLLIDMDSQGNTTSGFGFEKNELDKTVYEVLREEVSIEEAIIPVEECFENLFLIPANRNLAGAEIELVTRENMQYILKKQLEPIKDNYDFIIIDCPPALGMLTVNAMTASDSVLVPIQCEFYALDGLSQLIYTIELIQDSLNPDLYIEGVVFTMYDARTNLSLQVVENVKDNLKQTIYKTIIPRNVRLAEAPSYGLPINLYDKRSSGTEAYRMLADEVIENAQ